A window of the Canis aureus isolate CA01 chromosome 34, VMU_Caureus_v.1.0, whole genome shotgun sequence genome harbors these coding sequences:
- the LOC144304944 gene encoding tubulin alpha-1A chain-like, with the protein MRECISIHVGQAGVQIGNACWELYCLEHGIQPDGQMPSDKTIGGGDDSFNTFFSETGAGKHVPRAVFVDLEPTVIDEVRTGTYRQLFHPEQLITGKEDAANNYAQGHYTIGKEIIDLVLDRIRKLADQCTGLQGFLVFHSFGGGTGSGFTSLLMERLSVDYGKKSKLEFSIYPAPQVSTAVVEPYNSILTTHTTLEHSDCAFMVDNEAIYDICCRNLDIERPTYTNLNRLIGQIVSSITASLRFDGALNGDLTEFQTNLVPYPRIHFPLATYAPVISAEKAYHEQLSVAEITNACFEPANQMVKCDPRHGKYMACCLLYRGDVVPKDVNAAIATIKTKRTIQFVDWCPTGFKVGINYQPPTVVPGGDLAKVQRAVCMLSNTTAIAEAWARLDHKFDLMYAKRAFVHWYVGEGMEEGEFSEAREDMAALEKDYEEVGVDSVEGEGEEEGEEY; encoded by the coding sequence ATGCGTGAGTGTATCTCGATCCACGTTGGCCAGGCAGGTGTCCAGATCGGCAATGCCTGCTGGGAGCTCTATTGCCTGGAACACGGCATTCAGCCCGATGGCCAGATGCCAAGTGACAAGACCATTGGGGGAGGAGATGACTCCTTCAACACCTTCTTCAGTGAGACGGGCGCTGGCAAGCATGTGCCCAGGGCAGTGTTTGTAGACCTGGAGCCCACAGTCATTGATGAAGTTCGCACTGGCACCTACCGCCAGCTCTTCCACCCTGAGCAGCTCATCACAGGCAAGGAAGATGCTGCCAATAACTATGCCCAAGGGCACTACACCATTGGCAAGGAGATCATTGACCTTGTCTTGGACCGAATTCGGAAACTGGCTGACCAGTGCACGGGTCTTCAGGGCTTCTTGGTTTTCCACAGCTTTGGAGGGGGAACCGGTTCTGGGTTCACCTCCCTGCTGATGGAACGTCTCTCTGTCGATTATGGCAAGAAGTCCAAGCTAGAGTTCTCCATCTACCCTGCCCCCCAGGTGTCCACAGCTGTAGTAGAGCCCTACAACTCCATCCTCACCACCCACACCACCCTGGAGCACTCTGATTGTGCCTTCATGGTAGACAATGAGGCCATCTATGACATCTGTTGTAGAAACCTCGATATTGAGCGCCCAACCTACACTAATCTAAACAGGTTGATAGGTCAAATTGTGTCCTCCATCACTGCTTCCCTCAGATTTGATGGAGCCCTGAATGGGGATCTGACGGAGTTCCAAACCAACCTGGTGCCCTATCCCCGCATCCACTTCCCTCTGGCCACATATGCCCCTGTCATCTCTGCTGAGAAAGCCTACCATGAACAGCTTTCTGTAGCAGAGATCACCAATGCATGCTTTGAGCCAGCCAACCAGATGGTGAAATGTGACCCTCGCCATGGTAAATACATGGCTTGCTGCCTGTTGTACCGTGGTGATGTGGTTCCCAAAGATGTCAATGCTGCCATTGCCACCATCAAGACCAAGCGTACCATCCAGTTTGTGGACTGGTGCCCCACTGGCTTCAAAGTGGGCATTAACTACCAGCCTCCCACTGTAGTACCCGGTGGAGACCTGGCCAAAGTACAGCGAGCTGTGTGCATGCTGAGCAACACCACAGCCATTGCTGAGGCCTGGGCTCGCCTGGACCACAAGTTTGACCTGATGTATGCCAAGCGTGCCTTTGTTCACTGGTATGTGGGTGAGGGCATGGAGGAAGGAGAGTTTTCTGAGGCCCGTGAGGACATGGCTGCCCTGGAGAAGGATTATGAGGAGGTTGGTGTGGATTCTGTTGAAGGAGAGggtgaagaagaaggagaggaatacTAA